A part of Vanessa tameamea isolate UH-Manoa-2023 chromosome 20, ilVanTame1 primary haplotype, whole genome shotgun sequence genomic DNA contains:
- the LOC113401558 gene encoding aurora kinase B gives MTMKSDLSEVLDLEHKITTHEAYGNSYKWSPKDFELGSALGQGKFGHVHVAREKKTGYLVAIKALFKSQIIKSKCERQVMREIEIQSHLKHPNILRLLTWFHDERRIYLVVEFAAGGELYKHLTNSPKGRFPENKAARYIYQVADAVEYCHQHHVIHRDIKPENILVAFNGDLKLADFGWSVHAPSERRKTMCGTLDYLPPEMIRREVYDVSVDHWCIGVLLYEFLVGKPPFESEGQDKTYARILTLDMTYPEHVPEGAKDLISKLLRHTSKERLSLDGVKKHYWVQQFQNV, from the exons ATGACTATGAAGAGTGATCTTAGTGAAGTGTTAGACCTAGAACATAAAATAACTACGCATGAAGCTTATGGAAACtc ATACAAATGGTCTCCTAAAGATTTTGAGCTAGGATCTGCTTTGGGACAAGGTAAATTTGGACATGTTCATGTTGCTAGAGAGAAGAAGACTGGCTATTTAGTGGCTATCAAAGCATTATTCAAAtcgcaaataataaaatccaaATGTGAACGACAAGTTATGAGAGAAATTGAAATACAATCACATTTAAA ACATCCAAATATTCTACGCCTACTGACATGGTTCCATGATGAAAGGCGGATATACCTAGTGGTAGAGTTTGCTGCGGGCGGAGAGCTTTACAAACATTTGACAAACTCACCCAAGGGTCGGTTTCCAGAAAATAAAGCAGCTAGATATATTTACCag GTTGCCGATGCAGTAGAGTACTGCCATCAACACCATGTAATACATAGAGATATTAAACCAGAGAATATCTTAGTTGCTTTTAATGGTGATCTCAAATTAGCAGACTTTGGCTGGTCAGTTCATGCTCCATCAGAAAG ACGAAAAACGATGTGTGGAACTCTTGATTATCTACCGCCAGAAATGATTAGACGAGAGGTTTATGATGTATCTGTTGACCACTGGTGTATTGGTGTATTACTCTATGAGTTCTTAGTCGGAAAACCACCCTTTGAAAGTGAAGGCCAAGACAAAACATATGCAAGGATTTTAACCCTAGATATGACATACCCAGAACATGTACCCGAAGGAGCTAAGGATTTAATTTCGaag CTTCTACGACATACCAGCAAAGAAAGACTGTCACTAGATGGAGTTAAAAAACACTATTGGGTACaacaatttcaaaatgtataa
- the LOC113401559 gene encoding putative hydroxypyruvate isomerase encodes MKFCANLAFMFTESSSILERYALAKDAGFRAVESGFPLGYSLEQVKQAKEMAGIEQVLINLKTGDVTKGELGVTAVPGKENEFKDNLKSTIDYARALGAQKIHIMAGKLENVSSENWTTYENNLKYAASVLKNENILGVIEPINQHSVPKYFLSDFQKAVDIIKRINSDNLKLQLDIFHLQHICGDLSYNIKNLMPYVGHVQIAQVPNRNEPNTPGEINYKYILEHLQRCGYNDWIGLEYKPAGNSKEGLKWVKEYGYTL; translated from the exons atgaagtttTGTGCGAATCTTGCATTTATGTTTACGGAAAGCTCAAGTATATTAGAAAGATACGCTCTAGCAAAAGATGCGGGCTTTAGAGCAGTGGAATCTGGATTTCCTTTGGGTTACTCTTTGGAGCAAGTTAAACAAGCAAAAGAAATGGCTGGTATTGAACAAGTATTAATTAATCTCAAGacag gAGATGTAACTAAAGGGGAATTAGGAGTTACTGCTGTACCAGGCAAAGAAAATGAATTCAAAGACAATTTAAAGTCAACTATTGACTATGCAAGAGCTCTTGGTGCCCAAAAAATTCACATTATGGCTGGAAAATTGGAAAATGTATCCTCTGAAAATTGGACAACCTATGAAAATAACTTGAAATATGCTGCAAGTGTTTTaaagaatgaaaatatattaggtGTCATTGAACCTATAAATCAACACTCTGTGcctaaatatttcttaagtgACTTTCAGAAag CTGTTGATATAATCAAAAGGATAAACAGTGACAATCTAAAATTGCAATTGGACATTTTCCACCTGCAACATATCTGTGGTGATCTCTCATACAATATCAAGAACCTAATGCCATATGTGGGTCATGTGCAG atagCTCAAGTCCCAAACCGTAACGAACCAAACACACCAGGAGAAATCAACTACAAGTACATACTTGAGCACTTGCAGAGATGTGGCTACAATGACTGGATAGGCCTTGAATATAAACCAGCTGGCAACAGTAAAGAGGGACTCAAATGGGTCAAAGAATATGGCTACACATtgtga